From a single Geoalkalibacter sp. genomic region:
- a CDS encoding RAMP superfamily CRISPR-associated protein codes for MSSHAQKSFKVRLHALSPLHIGCDDAYEPTGFVVDRAGKQLIAFDPIDFVQSLDSADRRTFLNICEKGTLGSLVELYKFMDGRKSLVQGRAIGISDGFLAGYDRVLRLSPGSEHEIRQELNKFLIARTSYLPRDNAAYVPGTSLKGALRTGWLNHLHGGAQNKIEARQARDFEKNLLGGSFDADPMRMVKVSDLLPVGQPKTLIRFAVNKKKKPSKHEAKGPQQILEVIHPDQDAVFEGMISLLAPERGARITRPVPSGVEFFRRATDFFVAELACEETMLRGISIPAEIQKNMRQSFGEAFLKNVFPVRLGRHSGADAVTIKGLRAIRIMGKKGDPAKIGSTPLTTWLAGESPKAERGLQPFGWAALEILPADLGTPWRERIVIERAPGIVDTPLRNTSATPPITTEILVWESAVLIWAPGNATLTAVGEDGKKATKKLAGDRDQVPAALHKSLFDKKKATPAKVTVRKEGNLFEIVKIEEK; via the coding sequence ATGAGCAGCCATGCCCAGAAGAGTTTCAAGGTGCGCCTGCATGCGCTCTCTCCCCTGCATATCGGCTGCGACGACGCCTACGAACCCACAGGCTTTGTGGTGGACCGCGCCGGCAAGCAGCTCATTGCCTTTGATCCCATCGATTTCGTGCAAAGTCTTGACAGCGCGGACCGGCGAACCTTCCTCAACATCTGCGAGAAAGGCACCCTCGGCTCCCTGGTCGAACTGTACAAATTCATGGACGGGAGAAAATCCCTCGTGCAAGGCCGCGCCATCGGCATCAGCGACGGCTTTCTTGCCGGCTACGACCGGGTTTTGCGGTTGTCACCGGGCAGCGAGCACGAGATTCGCCAGGAGCTCAATAAATTTCTCATCGCGCGCACCAGCTACCTGCCCCGGGATAACGCGGCCTATGTCCCTGGAACCTCGCTCAAGGGCGCGCTGCGCACCGGCTGGCTCAACCATCTGCACGGCGGCGCGCAGAACAAGATCGAGGCGCGTCAAGCTCGGGATTTCGAGAAAAATCTTCTCGGCGGCAGCTTCGATGCCGACCCCATGCGCATGGTGAAGGTTTCCGACTTGCTGCCCGTGGGACAACCCAAAACGCTGATCCGTTTTGCCGTGAACAAGAAAAAGAAGCCGTCCAAGCACGAAGCCAAAGGTCCCCAGCAGATTCTCGAAGTCATCCATCCCGATCAGGATGCCGTTTTCGAGGGCATGATCAGCCTTCTGGCTCCCGAGAGAGGCGCCCGCATCACGCGCCCTGTTCCGAGCGGCGTGGAATTCTTTCGGCGGGCGACGGATTTCTTTGTCGCGGAATTAGCCTGTGAGGAAACGATGCTGCGCGGCATCAGCATCCCCGCGGAAATCCAGAAAAACATGCGGCAGAGCTTCGGCGAAGCCTTTCTCAAAAACGTCTTTCCCGTTCGTCTCGGCCGACACAGCGGAGCCGATGCCGTGACCATCAAGGGCCTGCGCGCCATTAGAATCATGGGCAAGAAGGGAGATCCGGCCAAAATCGGCTCAACACCTCTGACCACCTGGCTTGCGGGAGAGTCCCCCAAGGCTGAACGCGGCCTGCAACCCTTTGGCTGGGCCGCCCTGGAAATCCTTCCCGCGGACCTCGGCACGCCCTGGCGCGAGCGCATCGTGATCGAGCGCGCACCGGGGATTGTGGACACCCCCCTGCGCAATACCTCCGCAACGCCTCCCATTACTACCGAAATCCTCGTGTGGGAAAGTGCGGTGCTGATCTGGGCGCCCGGCAACGCAACATTGACCGCGGTCGGCGAAGACGGCAAAAAAGCCACAAAAAAACTAGCCGGCGACAGGGATCAGGTTCCTGCTGCCCTGCATAAGAGTCTCTTTGACAAGAAAAAAGCCACCCCGGCCAAGGTGACCGTCAGAAAAGAGGGCAACTTGTTTGAAATTGTTAAAATTGAAGAGAAGTAA
- a CDS encoding PIN domain-containing protein, which yields MSAEILPDTNVILRYLLGDVPDQFTKAEAFFEKVRTGAERALLLESVVVECVYVLTRYYQVPKERVVATLTELLQYKGITNSDKDTLVAGLRLYGNNALDVVDCLLLAQAHATGRRGFSFDKKLKRQALNPDARTP from the coding sequence ATGAGCGCTGAAATTCTCCCCGACACGAATGTGATTCTGCGCTATCTGCTCGGCGATGTTCCCGACCAGTTCACCAAGGCCGAAGCCTTCTTCGAGAAGGTTCGCACCGGCGCCGAGCGCGCCTTGCTGCTGGAGAGCGTGGTTGTGGAATGCGTCTACGTGCTGACCAGGTATTATCAGGTTCCCAAGGAGCGCGTTGTTGCAACCCTGACGGAACTCCTGCAGTACAAGGGTATCACCAATTCCGACAAGGACACCTTGGTCGCAGGCTTGCGGCTCTACGGCAACAATGCCCTGGATGTGGTTGATTGTTTGCTGCTTGCCCAGGCTCATGCGACCGGGCGGCGGGGGTTCTCTTTTGACAAAAAGCTTAAGCGCCAAGCCTTGAACCCTGACGCGCGCACCCCATGA
- the csm4 gene encoding type III-A CRISPR-associated RAMP protein Csm4, which translates to MKTLCMTIEPLSAFGTPLKGDTLFGQFCWQAAYDETLLSVPFSEALAMYATRPFAVFSSAFPALPEGGIALPRPQSPLELLFDLSDLGRDERIGERKKLKKKKWLLCHRDRSLPNLRAARYLSDEEFAEAAGLDTQGAPISEFLHSHNSINRLSGTTGEGFAPYATRVDVHAPGLKLALFVGHDPTVLSQDALVRGLERIGALGFGRDASTGLGRFRVCDCRPAELARLGAAQPNALYTLAPCVPDMALYLDALFTPFTRFGRHGDHLATSGKPFKNPVIMADEGALFFPKDLAAALEYPYLGKALGGLSKIQEGTVGQGYALYLPVGLEVAQ; encoded by the coding sequence GTGAAAACCCTGTGCATGACTATCGAGCCATTGTCCGCCTTCGGCACGCCGCTCAAGGGAGATACCTTGTTTGGACAGTTTTGTTGGCAGGCGGCCTATGACGAAACGTTGCTGAGCGTGCCTTTTTCCGAGGCCTTGGCGATGTATGCCACGCGACCCTTCGCGGTATTTTCCTCCGCATTCCCGGCCCTGCCCGAGGGCGGAATCGCGCTGCCGCGCCCCCAGTCCCCCCTTGAACTGCTTTTCGACTTGAGCGATCTGGGTCGCGACGAACGCATCGGAGAACGAAAAAAGCTCAAGAAGAAAAAATGGTTGCTCTGCCACCGAGACAGGTCCTTGCCCAACCTGCGCGCCGCGCGTTACCTGAGCGATGAGGAGTTTGCCGAAGCGGCAGGTCTAGATACCCAGGGCGCGCCGATCAGCGAGTTCCTGCACAGCCACAACAGCATCAACCGTCTGAGCGGTACCACCGGTGAAGGGTTCGCTCCCTATGCCACGCGGGTTGACGTCCATGCCCCAGGCCTCAAGCTTGCGCTCTTCGTCGGTCACGATCCGACCGTATTGAGCCAAGATGCTCTGGTGCGGGGCCTGGAGCGCATCGGCGCGCTGGGCTTCGGCCGTGATGCTTCAACGGGACTGGGGCGCTTTCGCGTCTGCGACTGCCGCCCGGCGGAGCTTGCTCGGCTCGGCGCCGCCCAACCCAACGCCCTGTATACCCTGGCGCCCTGCGTACCCGACATGGCGCTGTACCTTGATGCACTCTTTACCCCTTTTACCCGTTTCGGGCGACATGGCGACCACCTGGCCACCAGCGGCAAACCCTTCAAGAATCCGGTCATCATGGCGGATGAAGGAGCGCTGTTTTTTCCCAAAGACCTCGCCGCGGCCCTTGAATACCCCTACCTCGGCAAAGCTCTCGGCGGGCTCTCCAAAATTCAGGAAGGCACCGTCGGGCAAGGATACGCCCTCTATCTTCCCGTCGGCTTGGAGGTGGCACAATGA
- a CDS encoding AbrB/MazE/SpoVT family DNA-binding domain-containing protein, with protein MAITTKVTSKGQITLPKSVREALGSDVVEIRVEEGRVLLFPVKSQAGALRDYAREARSMSEIREEVWGEVVKDHER; from the coding sequence ATGGCCATTACGACAAAGGTCACCTCCAAAGGCCAGATCACCTTGCCGAAAAGCGTCCGCGAGGCTCTAGGATCCGATGTGGTGGAGATCCGCGTGGAAGAGGGGCGCGTGCTGCTGTTCCCGGTGAAAAGTCAGGCAGGAGCCCTGCGCGACTATGCCCGGGAAGCAAGATCCATGAGCGAAATCCGCGAAGAGGTCTGGGGGGAGGTCGTCAAGGACCATGAGCGCTGA
- a CDS encoding TIGR02710 family CRISPR-associated CARF protein has product MTSPKTMLVSVGGSPEPVIFSLNQRRPEYVIYFTSRASRKTVRESIEPALEYKPRDHEIIVTPDEEDLGASVAELLREVPRILDLWEVNFSDVVGDYTGGTKTMSAALVLALAERGCPYSYVGGKSRSKEGLGVVLSGHEKMLFLDNPWDALAVGPCRDAALLFNRCRFMSVRDLAARTAGRTERHRPFFEALQHLAEAYYAWDNFHYGRALGALKRGESLLRGYASASANNAVRRFYASVEANRPLLERVNTEVDLLVKSTPRKKDLDSQPSCASPPVLVIDLVANAERRATIEYKFDDAVARLYSAIEKLAKHRLLVAHGIDNSNVDLARVPEARHEDLKACVNPREDGKIQIPLHKSYELLHALGDPLGSAYSSCEAELRKVLGVRNTSLLAHGFTPVSEETYTKLFGIALVFLGLKVDELPKFPLLDFGGEGL; this is encoded by the coding sequence ATGACCTCACCCAAAACCATGCTCGTCTCCGTCGGCGGCTCGCCCGAGCCGGTCATTTTCAGCCTCAACCAGCGCCGCCCCGAATATGTCATCTACTTTACCTCGCGTGCCTCGCGCAAGACGGTGCGTGAAAGCATCGAACCCGCGCTGGAGTATAAGCCCCGCGACCATGAGATCATCGTCACTCCCGACGAGGAAGACCTTGGTGCCTCGGTGGCCGAGCTGCTGCGCGAGGTGCCGCGCATTCTCGATCTTTGGGAGGTGAACTTTTCCGATGTGGTCGGCGACTACACCGGCGGCACCAAGACCATGTCGGCGGCTCTGGTGCTGGCCTTGGCCGAGCGCGGCTGCCCTTACAGCTACGTCGGCGGCAAGAGCCGCAGCAAGGAGGGCTTGGGCGTGGTGCTCAGCGGCCATGAAAAAATGCTCTTTCTCGACAACCCTTGGGATGCCTTGGCCGTTGGACCCTGTCGCGATGCCGCCTTGCTTTTCAACCGCTGTCGCTTCATGTCGGTACGCGATCTGGCCGCGCGAACCGCCGGGCGCACCGAACGCCACCGCCCCTTTTTCGAAGCGTTGCAACATCTGGCCGAGGCCTACTATGCCTGGGACAACTTTCACTACGGTCGCGCCCTGGGCGCGCTCAAGCGCGGCGAGAGCCTGTTGCGCGGCTACGCCTCGGCAAGCGCCAACAACGCTGTGCGCCGCTTTTACGCAAGCGTGGAAGCCAATCGCCCTCTGCTGGAAAGGGTGAATACTGAGGTCGACCTCCTGGTGAAAAGCACGCCGCGCAAAAAAGATCTCGATTCGCAACCATCTTGTGCATCGCCCCCGGTGCTCGTGATCGATCTGGTCGCCAACGCAGAGCGCCGCGCGACGATCGAATACAAATTCGATGACGCCGTCGCGCGGCTGTACAGCGCCATCGAAAAACTGGCCAAGCATCGCTTGCTGGTTGCTCACGGCATCGACAATTCCAATGTGGATCTCGCGCGGGTGCCTGAAGCGCGGCACGAAGACCTGAAAGCCTGCGTGAATCCGCGCGAAGATGGTAAGATTCAAATTCCCTTGCACAAAAGTTATGAATTGCTCCATGCCCTGGGCGATCCCCTCGGAAGCGCCTACAGCTCCTGCGAGGCTGAACTGCGCAAGGTGCTCGGTGTGCGCAACACATCCCTTCTGGCGCATGGGTTCACGCCGGTCAGCGAAGAAACCTATACCAAGCTGTTTGGGATCGCCCTGGTCTTCCTTGGACTCAAGGTCGATGAACTGCCGAAATTTCCGCTGCTCGATTTTGGCGGCGAAGGTCTCTGA